The Embleya scabrispora genome contains the following window.
TCGCCGAACTCGACCTGCTCACCGGCGCCTTGACCTGGGTCAACCGCGGCCACCACCCACCGATCGTGATCCGCAACGGCCAATGGGTCGCCACCCTGGAACGCCCGCCCGCCCACCCGATGGGCACCGAAATGGGCCTGCCGGTCAGGTTGTACGACGAGCAACTCGAACCCGGCGACTGGCTCCTGCTGTACACCGACGGCGTGACCGACGCGCGCAATCCCCGCGGGGAGACCTTCGGACTCGACCGGTTCGTCGACTTCGTCATCCGCAACATAGCCGATGGCCTCCCTGCCCCCGAAACCCTGCGCAGGCTCATCCGAGCGATCCGCGAATACCACCACGACCGTCTCCGGGACGACGCCACCATCCTGCTCCTGCAATGGCACGGTGCGAGCGCCTGACCGCGCCGAGCCGGGTAACCCGCCGCCGCCGGCCGGCGCGCCCGCCGCAGGGTCAATCCCTGACGAGGGCGCCCGGCAGCATCGCACGCGAACCCCCGCGCGCCCACGAGCAGACCGCGCGGGCCCGCCGCCGTACCGACGCCGGCAACCGAGGCGGCCGCACTCCTCGGCAGGCCGCAGCCCAGCCCGCCGTTCCCGCGCGGCATCCGCGGGCCAGGACCGCACGGATCGAGGCGGCTCCGCATCGGGCACGCGCCGGCGCCCGGGTGACGGCCTTCTCCGGAACGGGGCCCTCGATGTCGGCCCAGACGGTCTTGCCGCCCCGCCGCGCCCGAACGCCCCACTCGGCGGTGAGCGTGTCGAGGATGTGCAGCCCGAAGCCGCCCCCGCGTTCGAGGTCGGTGTCGCGCCGGGTCGGCACTCGGGGATCGGCGTCGGTGACCGACAACCGGATACCGCGTCGGGTCCGGCGCATGGCCAGGACCACGTCTCCGTGGGTGTGCAGCTGTGCGTTGGTCAACAGCTCCGACAGGACCAGAACCGTCACGGCCTCGCGGTCCCCGTCCCACCCCCAGTCGGTGAGGGTGGCTCCCGCAGCCGTACGGGCCCGGGCGCAAGCCCCGGTTTGTCGTGGCACACGCCACCTGACGAGGGAACGACGACGTCGAAGCATGACCTTCCTCTCGGGTCCGTGGGCGGACGGTGCCGCGTTTCGGGTACGTGGGCGGACGGTGCCGCGTTCCACTTCGGCACATGGGCACGGAACGACTCGCTCGCCTCCCGGTCCGGGCTGGTCCTCGCGCGGCACCGGAGCGGGAGACCACGGATCCGCCACAGGGCCGTGACCTGCCCGTTCGTATGCCCTGGCCGATCCTGTTCCAGGGCCGACGCCGCTGTGCCCGCACGCCTGCCCGGCGACCCGCGCCTCAAGCGTCGTCCGATCGAGGGAATCGATATTCGACCCTCGCGAACCCGGCATAACGGACGGCGACCCCGGTGGCGCGGGGACGTGTCGCTGCCGTGGGAGCAAAATCCCACCCCCGATCGGGTGTACTCCCTTCGTGGCGGGGCACAATGCGGCGGCCCACAGCCGACCCCGAGCAGGAGGACGCCGACATGACCCGCACCCCCGCGACCGCCTTCCCGGCCCCCGAGGCGACCGTGACCGCCGCCGAGGGCGGCGCGTTCGACGAGCTGCCGATCGTCGACGACCCCGGCAGCGTCTCGGCAGTCGACGCGCGGGCGATGTCGAAGGTCCTCTTCGACCGGCTGCGGGTGTTGGAGGAGGGCACCCACGAGTACCAGTACGTGCGCAACACCCTGATCGAACTCAACATCCCCCTGGTGCGATTCGTCGCGGGGCGCTTCCGCTCGCGCCCGGAGACCGCGGAGGAGCTGGTCCAGGTCGGCACGATAGGCCTGATCAAGGCCATCGACCGGTTCGACCCCTCCTACGACGTCGAGTTCCCCACCTTCGCCGTCCCCACCATCTCCGGCGAGATCAAGCGCTTCTTCCGCGACACCTCCTGGGCCGTGCACGTCCCACGACGCCTGCAGGAACTGCGCCTGGAACTGGCCAGGGCCCGCGACGCGTTCGCCACCGAACACGACCGCGAACCCACCCCCGCCGAACTCGCCGACAGGCTCGGCATCGGCGTCGAGGACGTCGTCGAGGGCCTCACCGCCGCCGCGGGCTACACGGCCGCCTCCCTCGACGCCCCCGCCGGCGACGACGGCCCCACCGAGATGCACTCCTCGCGCGCGTCGTTCGTCGACCCCGGCTACGACCTCGCCGAGAACCTGCACACGCTCAAGCCGCTGATCGCGGCCCTCCCGCAGCGCGACCGCGACATCCTGTCCATGCGCTTCGGCCAGGACCTGACCCAGTCCCAGATCGGCGAACGCCTGGGCATCTCCCAGATGCACGTCTCCCGCCTCCTGGCCCGCACCCTGACCCGACTGCGCACCCAACTTCTCGCCGACTGAAACCCGACCGAAGCGCGTGACCCCCGCGGAACGGCCGCGCCGCCGCATTCGCGACCGGGTGCGGCGGAGCGTCCCGCGCACCGCATCGGGCCGAGTCGTCCCGATGGAAACGGCATCACCACCCCACAGCCGATCAGTCCGCGGACGACCGACCCCCTCGGCCATCCCCATCGCCGGAAGGTTCCCCATGAGCAGTCGGGAGAACACGCGACACCCGGACGGCGCCGACACCACCGCCCCGGGCGACGCACCGGCCCGCAAGCAGCGCCTGCGCCGGCGGCTGGAGCGCCTGCTGGGCATGGCGGCCACCGAAGGCAACGAGCTCGTACCGCTGCGCAACGGTGACGCGATCTTCCCCGCCATGCTCGAAGCGATACGCGGTGCCGAGCACACCATCGACATGATGACCTTCGTGTATTGGCGGGGGCGTATCGCCCGGGACTTCGCCGCCGCGCTCGCCGACCGGGCCGGGGCCGGTGTGCGGGTGCGGCTGCTCCTCGACGGCTTCGGCGCCAAGGAGATCGAACGAGACCTCCTCGACGTCATGGACGACGCCGGCGTACAGGTGGCCTGGTTCCGTAAGCCGTTGTGGCTGTCGCCGTTCAAACAGAACCACCGCTGCCATCGCAAGGCCCTCATCGTCGATGAGCACACCGCCTTCACCGGCGGCGTCGGGATCGCCGAGGAATGGTGCGGGGACGCCCGCAACCCCGACGAGTGGCGCGACACCCACGTCAAGGTCCGAGGCCCGGCCGTGGACGGAATCGCCGCCGCGTTCGCGCAGAACTGGGCCGAATGCCACGACGAACTCTTCGACGACCGCGACCGCTTCACCGGACACGACCAGGTCGGGAACTCGATCGTCCAGGTCGTGCGCGGCTCGGCCGGCATCGGATGGCAGGACATGCAGACCCTCATCCGCGTCATGCTCACCTCGGCCGAGCAACGATTCCGCCTGGCCACCGCCTACTTCGCCCCGGACACCTACTTCGTCGACCTGCTGTGCGCCACCGCCCGCCGCGGAGTCGAGGTGGAAATCCTGCTCCCCGGCCCCCACACCGACCAACGCGCCTGCCAACTCGCCGGCCAACACCACTACAGCAGGCTGCTCGACGCGGGCGTTTCCATCCGCCAGTACCAGCCGACCATGATGCATGCCAAGGTCATCACCGTGGACGGCGTGGCGTCGCTGATCGGCTCGACCAACTTCAACCGCCGCTCCATGGAACACGACGAGGAAGTCATGCTCGCCGTCCTGGACGAAGCGTTCACCGCGGAACTGGACCGGGACTACGACGCGGACCTCGAACGCAGTGTGACCATCGACCCGGACCGCTGGCGACGCCGGCCCGCCGGGCAGCGCCTGCGGGAGGCGGCGGTCGTCCCCATCAGACGATTCCTGTAAGCACCCGAATCGATCGTCCCGGGGTGTCGGCGCCCTGATCAGGCTTCAGGTGGAGAACGCGAACGGTGGCCGATGCGGCGTCAACCGCGGCCCTCGCCGCGGTAGAGCTCCAACTCGCCGTCCAGTTCGACCGCGACAGCGGTGACATAGCGGTCGCAGGTCGCCGGCGCGTCGATCAACAGCACCCCCGGCACCGGGTCCATGCCGCCGACCCGCCGGTGGGCCGGCGTCTCGCCGGTCCCCACCACAGAGATCCGCTTCACCTCGTTCTTCAGTCCGCGGATGGTGAGGTGGTCGCGCGGCGGGTCGAAGGCGAACACGTACAGCGTCCGGCGGTCCTTCGAGAGTGTGGTCGGGCCGTGGAAGTGACCGGAGGGGATTCCGCGTTCGGTGCCGTACACCGCCTCCTCGTTGCGGCGGATCCAGCGACCGAGGCCCTCGAGCCGGGATGCCTGCTCCGACGGAATCGTGCCGTCGGGGCGTGGACCGACGTCCAGGAGCAGGTTGCCGCCGGCCCCGATGGTCTCCACGAAAAGCTGGATCAGGAAGGAGAGCGGCTTGTGGTCCCGGTCCGCCTCCCGGTGGCCCCAGGAGTTGTTGATGGTGTAGCAGAGCTCCCATGGGCCCTCGGGCGGCGTGATCGGTGCGCCCTGCTCCGGGGTCGAGTAGTCCCCGTGGCCGAGGAGCCGACCGTTGAATACCGTGTCGGGCTTCATGGTGACCAGATCGGCATGCACCTCGTCCATCCGCCACAGCGGCTCCGGGATCTCCCACTCGCCGTCGAACCACAGCAGGTCGGGCCGGTAGCCGGTGACAACCTCGCGCAACTGGTCCCGGTGGAACGTCAGGAAGCGGTCCCAGTTCTCCGGGGCCTCGACGGTCGGGGCGGCCCGGAGCTGCGCGAGGCTTCGGTAGGGGTAGTCGGGGTGGGACCAGTCGAGGTGGGAGAAGTACAGGCCGACCTTGAGGTCGTGACGACGGAGCGCCTCGGTGAAGGGCGCGACCAGGTCCCGACCGGCCGGAGTGCGCTCGACGACGTTCACATCGCTGTGGGCGGTCTTCCACAGGGCGACGCCGTCGTGGTGCTTGGCGGTGAGCACCGCGTAGCGGGCGCCCGCCTTCTCGAAGAGTTCGGCCCATTCCTCGGCGTCGTACCGTGCGGCCGTGAACCTGCCGAGCTGCTGCATGTAACTCTCGTAGGAGACCTCGCCGTTGAAGAACGACCAGGATTCCGCGACTCCGTCGACGGCGTAGATGCCCCAGTGGACGAAGATGCCGAGCTTGGCATCGGCGAACCAGGTCTGTGTGGTCATGGTTCAACATGCTAGGTGAATTTCAGCCTTCTGAAATTGGTCTTGCTCACCCTCACTGGTATCTTTTCACCATGGAGATGCCGCCGACAGTCGTGAACGCCGGCGTGGGCCTGCACGGGATCAACTCCATGCGAGAGGTGTTCGTGCTGCCGCGCCACTGGCAGTTGCACCTCTATGGCTACAGCGCGCGCTACCGGGCGAACGGTGTCGACTACGACCTTCGCCCCGGCACTGTGAGCCTGGTGCCACCGGGGACCACGGTCGAGTACCACTACCAGGGGAGGTCCGAGCACCTGTACGTGCACTTCGAGATGCCCGGCCGCCGGGATCCCCTGGTCAGGGATGCCGGCGACGCGCTGGCGGTGCTCCGTGAACTCCTGCGGGACGCCGTGGCCTCGCACCCGGCCTCAGCGAGACGATCGGATGCATTGGTGTGGGCGGCGCTGTGGCGGGTGGCGGACCTGGCCGGGACGTCGGCGGACGTGCGGCGGCATCCGACGGTGGAGGCCGTGACACGGCACATCGAGGCCCACCTCGCCGAACCTCTCGTGGTCGCCGACCTGGCGCGCCTGGCCGGGGTTTCACACAACCACCTGACCAGGCTGTTTCGCGAGCAGGTCGGCGAGACGGTCGTAGGCCACATCGCCACCCGGCGGATGGCCCGAGCGCTGCATCTGCTGGAGGCTTCGACCCTGTCGGTGTCGGCGATCGCGGCCGCGGTGGGGATCCCGGATCTGCAGGCGTTCAACAAGGCTTGCCGTAAGACCCTCGGGGCCTCTC
Protein-coding sequences here:
- a CDS encoding RNA polymerase sigma factor SigF — translated: MTRTPATAFPAPEATVTAAEGGAFDELPIVDDPGSVSAVDARAMSKVLFDRLRVLEEGTHEYQYVRNTLIELNIPLVRFVAGRFRSRPETAEELVQVGTIGLIKAIDRFDPSYDVEFPTFAVPTISGEIKRFFRDTSWAVHVPRRLQELRLELARARDAFATEHDREPTPAELADRLGIGVEDVVEGLTAAAGYTAASLDAPAGDDGPTEMHSSRASFVDPGYDLAENLHTLKPLIAALPQRDRDILSMRFGQDLTQSQIGERLGISQMHVSRLLARTLTRLRTQLLAD
- a CDS encoding AraC family transcriptional regulator: MEMPPTVVNAGVGLHGINSMREVFVLPRHWQLHLYGYSARYRANGVDYDLRPGTVSLVPPGTTVEYHYQGRSEHLYVHFEMPGRRDPLVRDAGDALAVLRELLRDAVASHPASARRSDALVWAALWRVADLAGTSADVRRHPTVEAVTRHIEAHLAEPLVVADLARLAGVSHNHLTRLFREQVGETVVGHIATRRMARALHLLEASTLSVSAIAAAVGIPDLQAFNKACRKTLGASPRRLRGTP
- a CDS encoding phospholipase D-like domain-containing protein; protein product: MSSRENTRHPDGADTTAPGDAPARKQRLRRRLERLLGMAATEGNELVPLRNGDAIFPAMLEAIRGAEHTIDMMTFVYWRGRIARDFAAALADRAGAGVRVRLLLDGFGAKEIERDLLDVMDDAGVQVAWFRKPLWLSPFKQNHRCHRKALIVDEHTAFTGGVGIAEEWCGDARNPDEWRDTHVKVRGPAVDGIAAAFAQNWAECHDELFDDRDRFTGHDQVGNSIVQVVRGSAGIGWQDMQTLIRVMLTSAEQRFRLATAYFAPDTYFVDLLCATARRGVEVEILLPGPHTDQRACQLAGQHHYSRLLDAGVSIRQYQPTMMHAKVITVDGVASLIGSTNFNRRSMEHDEEVMLAVLDEAFTAELDRDYDADLERSVTIDPDRWRRRPAGQRLREAAVVPIRRFL
- a CDS encoding alpha-L-fucosidase translates to MTTQTWFADAKLGIFVHWGIYAVDGVAESWSFFNGEVSYESYMQQLGRFTAARYDAEEWAELFEKAGARYAVLTAKHHDGVALWKTAHSDVNVVERTPAGRDLVAPFTEALRRHDLKVGLYFSHLDWSHPDYPYRSLAQLRAAPTVEAPENWDRFLTFHRDQLREVVTGYRPDLLWFDGEWEIPEPLWRMDEVHADLVTMKPDTVFNGRLLGHGDYSTPEQGAPITPPEGPWELCYTINNSWGHREADRDHKPLSFLIQLFVETIGAGGNLLLDVGPRPDGTIPSEQASRLEGLGRWIRRNEEAVYGTERGIPSGHFHGPTTLSKDRRTLYVFAFDPPRDHLTIRGLKNEVKRISVVGTGETPAHRRVGGMDPVPGVLLIDAPATCDRYVTAVAVELDGELELYRGEGRG
- a CDS encoding ATP-binding protein, with translation MPGSRGSNIDSLDRTTLEARVAGQACGHSGVGPGTGSARAYERAGHGPVADPWSPAPVPREDQPGPGGERVVPCPCAEVERGTVRPRTRNAAPSAHGPERKVMLRRRRSLVRWRVPRQTGACARARTAAGATLTDWGWDGDREAVTVLVLSELLTNAQLHTHGDVVLAMRRTRRGIRLSVTDADPRVPTRRDTDLERGGGFGLHILDTLTAEWGVRARRGGKTVWADIEGPVPEKAVTRAPARARCGAASIRAVLARGCRAGTAGWAAACRGVRPPRLPASVRRRARAVCSWARGGSRAMLPGALVRD